From one Microbacterium aurum genomic stretch:
- a CDS encoding carbohydrate ABC transporter permease, giving the protein MASPRRSAGRLWANVTLVVVGAVFTLPLAWVVLASIDPAASYQVKLPTQPTFDNFTAVLTPSLTLIPLLNSLLLSTGAGVVTVVLSVLAAYPLSRYRSRLNGPFLYGILFASCLPITAIMVPVYSLFVQLRLINQPWAVALFLAASSLPMALWMTKNFMDSVPTSLEEAAWVDGASAMKALATIVVPLMRPALSVVFVFVFLQAWGNFFVPFVLLYSPEWQPAAVSIYSFFGQYGTVAYGRLAAYSLLYSVPVLGLYLLVTRGLGGTFALSGAVKG; this is encoded by the coding sequence ATGGCTTCTCCACGCCGCAGCGCCGGCCGGCTCTGGGCGAACGTCACCTTGGTTGTGGTCGGAGCAGTCTTCACCCTCCCGCTGGCCTGGGTGGTCCTGGCATCGATCGACCCGGCCGCCAGCTATCAGGTGAAGCTTCCCACCCAGCCCACATTCGACAACTTCACCGCAGTGCTCACACCGAGCCTGACTCTTATCCCACTGTTGAACAGCCTGCTGCTGTCGACCGGAGCCGGCGTGGTCACGGTGGTCCTCTCGGTCCTGGCTGCCTATCCGCTCTCCCGCTATCGCTCCCGCCTGAACGGACCTTTCCTGTACGGCATCCTGTTCGCGAGCTGCCTCCCCATCACCGCGATTATGGTGCCCGTATACAGCCTGTTCGTGCAGCTTCGGCTGATCAACCAGCCCTGGGCGGTGGCGCTGTTCCTGGCGGCCAGCTCCCTGCCGATGGCGCTGTGGATGACCAAGAACTTCATGGACTCAGTGCCGACGAGCCTGGAAGAAGCCGCGTGGGTGGACGGCGCTAGCGCAATGAAGGCACTCGCGACCATCGTCGTCCCCCTTATGCGCCCCGCCCTCAGCGTTGTCTTCGTTTTCGTGTTCCTGCAGGCCTGGGGAAACTTCTTTGTGCCCTTCGTCCTGCTCTACTCACCGGAGTGGCAGCCCGCCGCCGTGTCCATCTACTCCTTCTTCGGCCAGTACGGAACTGTCGCGTACGGCCGCCTCGCCGCCTACTCACTCCTGTACTCCGTCCCGGTCCTGGGGCTCTACCTCCTGGTCACCCGCGGGCTGGGCGGCACATTCGCCCTGTCCGGCGCGGTGAAAGGCTGA
- a CDS encoding carbohydrate ABC transporter permease — translation MESSAAPQRRRRGRGDRATPMRALPILPAVLLLLVFLAGPIVWALLGSLSDRALTGPGAANPQFVGLDNYARLFADPVLPLSIGITVAFVVGSAIVGQNVVGMLLAVLFRVGSRGLSGVVGVLVVTAWVLPEIVAAFVSYAFLSADGTLNALLAGVGIEGPNWLYSLPLLSIILANTWRGTAFSMMIYRAALDDVPPEVTESAMLDGAGAWQRLRFITLPMIKSTIFTNLLLTTLQTLSVFTLIWVMTKGGPGKLSTTLPVFAYTEAFSFGDIGYGNAIAVVMLLLGAVFSVGYVLSLRRSGDRE, via the coding sequence ATGGAGTCGTCCGCGGCGCCGCAACGCCGACGCCGCGGACGTGGCGACCGCGCCACGCCGATGCGGGCACTTCCGATTCTTCCTGCGGTGCTCCTCCTGCTGGTCTTCTTGGCCGGCCCCATTGTCTGGGCGCTTCTCGGGTCGCTCAGTGATCGCGCACTGACCGGTCCCGGCGCCGCGAACCCACAGTTCGTCGGGCTGGACAACTACGCGCGGCTGTTCGCCGACCCCGTGCTGCCGCTGTCGATCGGGATCACGGTCGCGTTTGTGGTCGGATCAGCGATCGTCGGTCAGAACGTCGTGGGAATGCTGCTCGCTGTGCTCTTTCGCGTCGGCAGCCGGGGGCTCAGCGGAGTGGTCGGCGTTCTCGTCGTAACGGCATGGGTGCTGCCGGAGATCGTCGCCGCTTTCGTTAGCTACGCGTTCCTGTCCGCCGACGGCACCCTCAACGCGCTGCTCGCGGGCGTGGGCATCGAGGGACCCAACTGGCTGTACTCGCTACCGCTGCTGTCGATCATCCTCGCCAATACGTGGCGAGGGACGGCCTTCTCTATGATGATCTACCGCGCAGCGCTCGACGATGTGCCACCAGAAGTGACCGAGTCGGCCATGCTCGACGGTGCCGGCGCTTGGCAGCGGCTGCGGTTCATCACGTTGCCGATGATCAAGAGCACCATCTTCACGAACCTCCTGCTCACGACCTTGCAGACTCTCTCCGTCTTTACCCTGATCTGGGTGATGACAAAGGGCGGCCCCGGGAAGCTCTCGACGACGCTCCCCGTCTTCGCGTATACAGAGGCCTTCTCCTTCGGCGACATCGGCTACGGGAACGCCATCGCCGTGGTCATGCTCCTGTTGGGCGCCGTCTTCTCGGTCGGCTACGTGCTGTCCCTACGCCGAAGCGGTGACCGGGAATGA
- a CDS encoding extracellular solute-binding protein, with the protein MKLRAAVPVIATAVLATLTLGACTAGETDSDGDTTVTVVYSKTDSFTVLDTLLNTAKSEFEAAHDGVTIDLEPITATDDDYKTRLQLSLGSADTAPDVFYEDTFNVRSDVEAGYLLNLDDHLAEWDDWAKFDEGAKKAGQGEDGSIYALPLGTDTRVIWYNKHVLEAADVSVPWQPATWKDILDVAAKIKSTQPDVVPFNMYAGTGTGEGTVMQSFYELLYGTGDGVGLYDDASGKWVVESQGFIDSLTFLKTLYDEGYAVSPDKALDPNIWQAVFGEMFPKDTLGGTVEGSYTPSFWAKGGSYEWPEYGDVMGVALFPTQNGQGDGAVSMSGGWTLAASAHTKVPDLAFEFMATVLNEKNSLWYAINNAQIAVRTDVAAESSYLEANPFVGDVSAAVAVTHFRPANSDYPQISVAAQKATEAVITGQSTPQEAAAQYDADVRQIVGDDKVVAG; encoded by the coding sequence ATGAAACTCAGAGCAGCAGTCCCCGTGATCGCCACGGCAGTCCTCGCCACCCTCACCCTCGGCGCTTGCACCGCCGGAGAGACTGATTCCGACGGCGACACCACGGTCACGGTCGTCTATTCGAAGACCGACTCGTTCACCGTTCTCGACACACTTCTGAACACGGCGAAGAGTGAGTTCGAGGCGGCCCATGACGGCGTCACGATCGACCTCGAACCGATCACCGCGACCGACGACGACTACAAGACGCGACTCCAGTTGTCTCTCGGGTCGGCCGACACCGCACCCGATGTGTTCTACGAAGACACGTTTAACGTGCGCTCGGATGTCGAGGCTGGCTACCTCCTCAACCTCGACGATCACCTCGCCGAGTGGGACGATTGGGCGAAGTTCGACGAGGGTGCGAAGAAGGCTGGCCAAGGAGAGGATGGCAGCATCTACGCGCTCCCGCTCGGAACGGACACCCGCGTCATCTGGTACAACAAGCACGTCCTGGAAGCGGCGGACGTCTCGGTCCCGTGGCAACCCGCGACGTGGAAGGACATCCTCGATGTCGCCGCAAAGATTAAGTCGACTCAGCCGGACGTCGTCCCCTTCAATATGTACGCGGGCACCGGAACCGGTGAAGGCACGGTGATGCAGAGCTTCTACGAGCTGCTCTACGGCACAGGGGACGGCGTGGGGCTGTACGACGACGCGAGCGGCAAGTGGGTCGTGGAGTCGCAGGGCTTCATCGACTCGCTCACCTTCCTCAAGACGCTCTACGACGAGGGCTACGCAGTGAGCCCCGACAAGGCGCTCGATCCCAATATCTGGCAGGCGGTGTTCGGGGAAATGTTCCCGAAGGATACGCTCGGCGGCACTGTGGAAGGGTCCTACACGCCTTCGTTCTGGGCGAAGGGCGGATCCTACGAATGGCCGGAGTACGGCGACGTCATGGGTGTGGCACTGTTCCCGACGCAGAATGGGCAGGGCGACGGTGCTGTCTCGATGTCCGGCGGATGGACGCTCGCCGCATCGGCTCACACCAAGGTGCCCGACCTGGCGTTCGAGTTCATGGCCACTGTCCTGAATGAGAAGAACTCGCTCTGGTACGCCATCAACAATGCGCAGATCGCAGTGCGAACGGATGTCGCAGCTGAGTCGAGCTACCTGGAGGCGAACCCGTTCGTCGGGGATGTGTCCGCGGCGGTTGCGGTGACACATTTCCGGCCGGCCAACAGCGACTATCCGCAGATCTCCGTTGCCGCTCAGAAGGCCACTGAGGCGGTGATCACGGGGCAGTCCACACCGCAAGAAGCTGCCGCACAGTACGACGCGGACGTGCGTCAGATCGTCGGCGACGACAAGGTCGTTGCGGGGTAG
- a CDS encoding ROK family transcriptional regulator, producing the protein MSRGANQPSVGNYNQAVILEQIRRAGAMSRVELASITGLSAQTVSNICQRMIEAGIIAEGTRSTTTSGRGKPPTPLLLVGDSRFAVGVHVDPSVISTVLLALDGTVITHRRHPAPTAGEPAKTVRLISRQVERVLATAAVDRERVVGVGIAAPGPIDIERGVIVDPPNLGAWHRVPLQRSVSESTGLPVVLDKDVTAAAVAERWLSPTIRDLNFAFLYLGTGLGLGLVISGEVVRGGSGNAGEIGHIVVDPAGPPCSCGQRGCVAVTCTPAALVGEAERLSVLPRSRVGSDPRSVDDALSEIVSLARRGNALASDILERVGERISRMITVVCNLLDVDRVVVGGPLWARLSPWLESQIPLALTTRLVAHGIHDVEVVGTTLGANVGAIGAACLVLDDTLSPKTDSLLLS; encoded by the coding sequence GTGAGCCGCGGCGCCAATCAGCCCAGCGTGGGCAACTACAACCAGGCGGTCATTCTGGAACAGATCCGCCGCGCGGGGGCCATGAGTCGGGTCGAATTGGCGTCGATAACAGGACTGTCGGCGCAGACGGTGTCGAACATCTGCCAGCGGATGATCGAAGCCGGCATCATTGCCGAAGGTACGCGTTCGACCACCACCTCGGGGCGCGGAAAACCTCCCACCCCACTCCTACTCGTCGGCGATAGTCGTTTTGCTGTCGGGGTTCATGTGGATCCGAGCGTGATTTCAACCGTGCTGCTCGCGCTGGACGGAACGGTGATCACGCACCGCCGCCACCCAGCGCCTACCGCCGGTGAGCCCGCGAAGACGGTTCGACTCATCAGTCGCCAGGTCGAACGCGTACTGGCGACCGCCGCCGTCGATCGGGAGCGGGTCGTCGGCGTCGGGATCGCGGCCCCAGGTCCGATTGACATCGAACGCGGCGTCATCGTCGATCCACCGAACTTGGGTGCGTGGCATCGAGTCCCGCTGCAGAGGTCGGTCAGCGAGTCCACCGGGCTGCCTGTCGTGCTCGACAAAGACGTCACGGCCGCGGCCGTCGCCGAGCGGTGGCTCTCACCAACGATCAGGGATCTCAACTTCGCGTTTCTCTACCTCGGCACCGGCCTCGGCTTGGGTCTGGTGATCTCCGGCGAGGTCGTCCGAGGCGGGTCCGGGAATGCCGGAGAGATCGGGCACATCGTGGTCGACCCCGCCGGCCCACCCTGCTCCTGCGGACAGCGCGGCTGCGTGGCTGTCACATGCACGCCGGCCGCGCTTGTCGGCGAAGCCGAGAGACTGTCGGTGCTGCCGAGGTCACGGGTCGGCAGCGATCCGCGCAGTGTCGATGACGCTCTCTCCGAAATCGTGTCTCTCGCGCGGCGCGGGAACGCCCTCGCCTCCGACATCCTTGAGCGCGTGGGCGAGCGCATCTCGCGCATGATCACCGTGGTGTGCAACCTGCTTGATGTCGATCGTGTCGTGGTCGGCGGCCCCCTCTGGGCGAGACTCTCGCCCTGGCTCGAGAGTCAGATCCCGCTTGCGCTGACCACCCGACTGGTGGCGCACGGCATCCACGATGTCGAAGTCGTGGGCACGACCCTCGGCGCGAACGTCGGTGCGATCGGCGCCGCCTGCCTCGTGCTCGACGACACCCTGAGCCCGAAGACGGACTCGCTGCTGTTGTCGTAA
- a CDS encoding HsmA family protein: MLPLAIVIITAALVFYSVGVWAERIQRTLKWWHAGMFAIGLACDTTGTILMTRIAADQRAAGIAQNAAGTLMAWTGTAAIILMAVHLVWAMVVLVRDRENEKRAFHRFSIIVWAIWLIPYIAGAASAMVG, encoded by the coding sequence ATGCTTCCTCTCGCCATCGTGATCATCACCGCCGCGCTCGTCTTCTACAGCGTCGGCGTATGGGCCGAACGAATCCAGCGCACGCTAAAGTGGTGGCACGCGGGCATGTTCGCGATCGGTCTTGCGTGCGACACGACCGGCACGATCCTCATGACCCGGATCGCGGCGGACCAGCGGGCGGCGGGGATCGCGCAGAACGCAGCCGGCACGCTCATGGCGTGGACTGGCACCGCGGCGATAATCCTGATGGCTGTTCACCTCGTGTGGGCGATGGTTGTGCTCGTGCGCGACCGCGAGAACGAGAAGCGCGCCTTCCACCGGTTCAGCATCATCGTCTGGGCGATCTGGCTGATCCCCTACATCGCGGGCGCCGCGAGCGCCATGGTCGGCTGA